In a single window of the Alkalinema sp. FACHB-956 genome:
- a CDS encoding glycogen/starch/alpha-glucan phosphorylase, producing the protein MNLPKQNTSVENLAPGNHQPTEEPLTPIEADRTGLSIETIKRAFLDNLFYLQGKPVALATQHDYYMALAYTVRDRLLQRWNSTAEAYTQKRSRTVCYLSAEFLMGPHLGNNLINLGIFDQVKQAIKELGLDFDELLAQEEEPGLGNGGLGRLAACYIDSLATLEIPSLGYGIRYEFGIFDQVIRDGWQVELTDKWLRYGNAWEIARPEWAVEVKLGGYTEAYRDEQDHYRVRWIPDREVLGIPYDTPILGYKVNTANTLRLWKAEAIESFDFAVFNQGNYYGAVEQKVSSENLTKVLYPNDEKVAGKQLRLEQQFFFVSCSLQDMFRILQGQNIPIAKFHEKFTIQLNDTHPAIAVAELMRLLLDEYSIAWETAWEITQKTFAYTNHTLMPEALEKWAIDLFANLLPRHLEIIYEINSRFLEQVRMKFPKDGDRLARMSLIDETGERYVRMANLACVGSHTINGVAELHSELLKQTVLQDFYQLFPQKFCNKTNGVTPRRWIVLSNPRMTQLVTTHIGDRWIKHLSEMQQLEPLADDPAFRHDWHTMKQAIKQDLANHIHKTLDILVDPKSLFDVQVKRIHEYKRQHLNVLHIVTLYSQLKQQPQLDLTPRTFIFGGKAAPGYFMAKLMIKLITAVGEMVNKDPDVRDRLRVVFLPDYNVTNSQRVYPAADLSEQISTAGLEASGTGNMKFAMNGALTIGTLDGANIEIREEAGAENFFLFGLTTEQVASLKHQGYHPWDYYAMNPYLKDAIDLIASGHFSHGDRALFQPLLDKLLSSDPFMLLADYQSYIDCQAQVSQCYCDSEHWTRMSILNAARMGKFSSDRSIEEYATDIWKVQPASIHLENYTQWERMSGGELTCRLH; encoded by the coding sequence ATGAACCTGCCAAAACAAAATACCTCAGTAGAGAATTTAGCCCCTGGCAACCATCAACCTACCGAAGAGCCGTTAACCCCGATCGAGGCCGATCGCACAGGTCTCAGTATCGAAACCATCAAACGCGCTTTTTTAGACAATTTGTTCTATTTACAGGGGAAACCTGTGGCGTTGGCCACCCAGCATGACTACTACATGGCGTTGGCCTATACGGTGCGCGATCGGTTGTTGCAGCGCTGGAACAGTACCGCCGAAGCCTATACTCAGAAGCGATCGCGCACAGTTTGCTATCTGTCCGCTGAGTTTCTAATGGGGCCGCACCTGGGCAATAACCTGATTAACTTGGGGATTTTTGATCAGGTCAAACAGGCGATCAAAGAACTGGGCTTGGATTTCGATGAATTGCTGGCTCAGGAGGAAGAACCGGGGCTGGGCAATGGGGGGTTGGGGCGTTTGGCCGCTTGCTATATCGACTCGCTGGCGACCTTGGAAATTCCATCCCTGGGCTACGGCATTCGCTATGAATTCGGTATTTTCGACCAAGTGATTCGTGATGGCTGGCAGGTGGAACTGACGGATAAATGGCTGCGTTACGGCAATGCCTGGGAAATTGCACGACCGGAATGGGCGGTGGAAGTCAAACTTGGCGGCTATACCGAAGCCTACCGGGATGAACAGGATCACTATCGAGTCCGCTGGATTCCCGATCGGGAAGTGCTGGGAATTCCCTACGACACACCGATCCTGGGCTACAAGGTCAACACGGCCAATACCCTGCGCCTGTGGAAAGCAGAGGCGATCGAATCGTTTGACTTTGCGGTGTTTAACCAAGGCAATTACTACGGTGCCGTGGAGCAAAAGGTCAGTTCAGAAAACTTGACTAAGGTGCTCTATCCCAACGATGAAAAGGTGGCGGGCAAACAATTGCGCTTAGAACAGCAATTCTTTTTTGTGTCTTGCTCGTTGCAGGATATGTTCCGAATTTTGCAAGGCCAGAACATTCCGATCGCGAAATTCCATGAGAAGTTTACCATTCAACTCAACGATACCCATCCCGCGATCGCTGTGGCGGAATTGATGCGATTGCTGTTAGACGAGTATTCCATTGCCTGGGAGACCGCCTGGGAAATCACCCAAAAAACCTTCGCCTACACCAATCATACACTGATGCCGGAAGCATTGGAGAAATGGGCAATCGACCTGTTTGCTAATCTGTTGCCCCGCCATTTAGAAATCATTTACGAAATCAATTCCCGCTTCCTAGAACAGGTACGGATGAAGTTTCCCAAGGACGGCGATCGGCTGGCTCGCATGTCCTTGATTGATGAGACGGGGGAACGCTATGTGCGCATGGCCAATCTAGCCTGTGTGGGCAGTCATACCATTAACGGGGTTGCAGAATTGCATAGTGAACTGCTGAAGCAAACCGTTTTGCAGGATTTCTATCAACTCTTTCCCCAGAAATTCTGCAACAAGACCAATGGCGTCACCCCTCGGCGCTGGATCGTCTTGAGCAATCCCCGCATGACGCAGTTGGTGACCACCCATATCGGCGATCGCTGGATTAAGCATCTCAGTGAAATGCAGCAACTGGAACCGTTGGCAGATGATCCCGCCTTCCGCCACGACTGGCATACGATGAAGCAGGCGATTAAACAGGATTTAGCGAATCACATCCATAAAACTCTAGATATTCTAGTTGATCCGAAATCACTGTTTGATGTGCAAGTAAAACGGATTCACGAATACAAGCGGCAACACTTAAATGTTCTGCACATTGTCACGCTATACAGCCAACTCAAACAGCAGCCCCAATTAGACCTGACACCGCGTACCTTTATCTTTGGCGGCAAAGCGGCTCCGGGCTATTTTATGGCCAAACTGATGATTAAGCTAATCACCGCCGTGGGGGAAATGGTCAATAAAGATCCCGACGTGCGCGATCGGCTGCGGGTGGTCTTTTTGCCGGACTACAACGTGACCAACAGCCAACGGGTGTATCCAGCAGCAGATCTGTCAGAGCAAATTTCCACCGCTGGCCTCGAAGCTTCTGGGACGGGCAATATGAAATTTGCTATGAACGGTGCATTGACGATCGGGACGCTGGATGGTGCCAATATCGAAATTCGGGAAGAAGCCGGAGCGGAAAACTTTTTCCTGTTTGGCTTAACAACAGAACAGGTGGCCAGCCTGAAGCACCAGGGCTATCATCCCTGGGATTACTACGCCATGAATCCCTACCTGAAGGACGCGATCGATTTAATTGCATCGGGCCATTTCTCCCACGGCGATCGGGCGTTATTCCAGCCGTTGCTGGACAAGTTACTCAGCAGCGATCCGTTTATGCTGTTGGCAGATTACCAGTCCTACATTGACTGCCAAGCCCAAGTCAGTCAATGTTATTGCGATAGTGAGCATTGGACCCGGATGTCCATTTTAAATGCTGCGCGAATGGGTAAATTTTCCTCCGATCGCTCAATTGAGGAATACGCAACGGACATTTGGAAAGTACAGCCCGCAAGCATTCATTTAGAAAACTATACACAGTGGGAACGTATGAGTGGTGGAGAGCTGACCTGCCGACTGCATTGA
- a CDS encoding AAA family ATPase encodes MTRPASISQNWLPSDLLPNESLPNEPLPNEPLPNILGYTLGEQLYLGSRTAVYRAVQTAQGSPVIIKVLRREYPSFSELVQFRNQYTMTNHLAIPGIVRPLGLEPVGRGYALVMADSGDLSLDQYIQQARLELVDVLAIALQIADILHNLCQHQIVHKDIKPANILIHPQSKQIQLIDFSIASLLPKETLEIHNPNILEGTLAYLAPEQTGRMNRGIDYRTDFYAFGITLYQLLTGQLPFTAADPLELVHCHIAQQPTPADQVNPAVPAMVSAIVAKLMAKNAEDRYQSALGLKYDLQLCLNHWNTTGAIPEFSLGQRDISDRFTIPEKLYGRESEVQTLLDAFDRVASPSEQQEGQGRSELMLVAGFSGIGKTAVIHEVHKPIVKQRGYFIKGKFDQFNRNIPFSAFVQAFRDLVTQLLSESDSQLQTWKTQILQALGENAQVIVDLIPELERIIGSQPPAPALSGTAAQNRFNLLFQRFIQVFTTAEHPLVIFVDDLQWADSASLNLIQVLMAEAKTGYLLLLGAYRDNEVFPAHPLMLTLESLAKAGANLNTITLKPLTTDSLNPLIADTLRTTEALAQPLTELVFQKTQGNPFFATQFLKVLHHDQLITFDRTAGHWQCDIVQVRDSTLTDDVVEFMALQLQKLPQSTQDILKLAACIGAQFDLDTLAIVSEQSQTEVATALWPALQEGLILPQSEIYKFFLGEVDQQSQQTQQSQETLSYRFLHDRVQQAAYSLIPLAQKQITHLKIGQLLFSNTPESQREARIFNIVNQFNIGIDLIDDSAERLQLAQLNLIAGQKAKVATAYGAAVNYFSTGLTLLGHQSWQDHYNLTLKLHELLAESEYLNTHFETSETLIQAALSNTQKPLDKVKFYEIRIQSYTAQNRLLEAIAAGRQALELVGIDFPQDCDFPTTLAHHEQLKIRLGDRAIESFVDLPSLADPEQDAAMRILVGLFASIYLAQPSLLPLKIFTMVEICIESGNSPQAAIAYSLYALFLCATGDIERGYQFGQLATAVLEKFQAKELTSKVNLLFGLFVKHWKTSIRSTLPVFLAGLTSGLEQGDLEYVGYCANCYAQFLFWSGENLATAESEAAKYCQLIQSIKQEASLIWATTWQQTVVNLREQSKQPTQLVGEWFDESTTLPALIESRNVNGICYVYLAKLLLSYLFGDYPAAQEYAQHFETYEQGAAGLLIVPLKNFYQSLSLLAAAGNSEPELDAIALEKVQENQRCMQAWADSAPMNYLHKFQLVEAERYRVLGQPYEASDWYDRAIAGAKANGYLQEAAIANELAAKFYLAWGKDKVAAGYLQEAYYDYTYWGSAAKVDDLTTRYPQLLAPILQPPAQSRDVLSTLRTITAPKSMPLQSVQASQHETSSSTSINQALDFAAILKASQILSSTIQLDELLRQLTKIILQNSGGDRCALILPDHNNQWQVVAIATPETIELRSEPLENTLDVPIKLIHYVQHTAETVVIDDLKTDLPVMDEYLQQRQPKSLLCLPILHQGQLIGILYLKNRGTSGAFTHDRIVVLNFLCTQAAISLENARLYAIEQAKSLQLQVSELRLKTIFEKATDAILLLNPSGFIDCNQAALDLFDYREKSQLLHLSVSALSPALQPDGSPSSEKEAVIIAQALETGNLCFEWLHQRSNGHTFFAEVTLTAIPYDDETILHCLVRDISDRKKLESEQQRFIKILDTTPDFVGLASAQGRILWHNKKFCEFRPDLLDPNHPKHISECHPQWVNQMIREQGLPTAIQEGSWSGEVALLDANQQEVPVSQVIIAHKSESGEVENFSTIMRDISDRKAAEAASKAFQEKLTFLIQKTPIGIIEWNTEFQVASWNPAAEKIFGYTATEMAGHHASRIVPDVERSHVDRIMQALLGQEGGFYSLNKNLRKDGTLITCEWINTPLKDSQGNAVGVFSMVQDVSDRIAAEATIRQKSEALEQTLQELQNTQLQMVQSEKMASLGNLVAGIAHEINNPIGFLNGSINNGTDYLRDLLEHLALYQQHYPNPVSNIQDHADRVDLEFLTEDFAKLLRSMRGAADRIKNISTSLRTFSRSDREHKVKANLQEGMESTILILKYRLKANEHRPAIQVIQDYADLPDVDCFPGQLNQVFMNILANAIDMFDEIAQQTAYRDLELNPQQITIQTEIQAANQVAIRIRDNGKGMSQEVQARIFDHLFTTKGVGKGTGLGLAISRQIVEETHGGTITVNSTVGQGTEFTISLPIERSSIAVG; translated from the coding sequence ATGACACGACCCGCTTCCATCTCCCAAAACTGGTTACCCAGCGACTTATTACCGAACGAGTCGTTGCCGAATGAGCCGTTACCGAACGAGCCGTTACCAAACATCCTCGGTTATACCCTGGGGGAGCAACTGTATCTCGGGTCTCGCACAGCAGTCTATCGGGCCGTGCAGACAGCACAAGGGTCTCCAGTCATTATTAAGGTGTTGCGACGCGAGTATCCCAGCTTTAGCGAACTCGTTCAGTTTCGAAATCAGTACACAATGACTAATCATCTGGCTATCCCGGGGATTGTACGCCCTTTAGGGTTGGAGCCGGTCGGACGGGGCTATGCCTTGGTCATGGCGGATAGTGGTGACCTTTCTCTGGATCAGTATATTCAACAAGCTAGGTTGGAACTTGTTGACGTGTTAGCGATCGCGCTGCAAATCGCTGATATTCTCCACAATCTTTGCCAACACCAAATTGTCCATAAGGATATTAAACCCGCAAATATCCTGATTCACCCACAATCTAAACAAATCCAACTGATTGACTTCAGTATTGCTTCCCTACTCCCCAAAGAAACCCTAGAAATCCACAATCCCAACATCCTAGAGGGTACCCTCGCCTACCTTGCGCCAGAACAAACGGGACGCATGAATCGCGGCATTGACTATCGCACGGATTTCTATGCGTTTGGGATCACGTTATATCAATTACTGACGGGGCAATTACCCTTTACTGCGGCAGATCCGTTGGAACTAGTCCATTGCCACATTGCCCAACAGCCCACCCCGGCTGACCAGGTGAATCCCGCAGTCCCGGCCATGGTCAGCGCGATCGTTGCCAAACTGATGGCCAAAAATGCTGAAGACCGTTACCAAAGTGCCCTAGGTCTGAAATACGACCTGCAACTTTGTTTAAACCACTGGAACACAACGGGGGCAATTCCTGAATTTTCCCTAGGACAACGGGATATTAGCGATCGCTTTACCATTCCCGAAAAGCTCTATGGCCGGGAATCCGAAGTCCAAACTTTATTAGACGCCTTCGATCGTGTAGCCTCTCCATCGGAGCAGCAGGAGGGGCAGGGGCGTTCTGAACTGATGCTGGTCGCGGGATTCTCTGGGATCGGTAAAACTGCCGTCATCCATGAAGTCCATAAGCCTATCGTCAAACAGCGGGGCTACTTCATCAAGGGCAAATTCGACCAGTTCAATCGCAACATTCCCTTTTCTGCCTTCGTCCAAGCCTTTCGTGACTTGGTGACCCAACTGCTCAGCGAAAGTGATAGTCAATTGCAAACTTGGAAAACCCAGATTCTACAGGCGTTGGGCGAAAATGCCCAGGTCATTGTTGATCTGATTCCTGAACTGGAACGCATCATTGGCTCCCAACCCCCAGCCCCTGCACTATCGGGAACTGCCGCCCAAAATCGCTTTAACCTCCTTTTCCAACGTTTCATTCAGGTCTTCACCACCGCAGAGCATCCACTGGTCATTTTTGTCGATGATTTACAGTGGGCCGATTCTGCATCGCTCAATTTGATTCAGGTGCTAATGGCGGAGGCCAAAACGGGCTACCTACTGCTGCTCGGAGCCTATCGGGACAACGAAGTCTTTCCGGCCCATCCGTTAATGCTTACCCTAGAAAGCTTGGCTAAAGCCGGTGCTAATCTGAACACGATCACACTCAAGCCGTTAACCACGGATAGCCTCAACCCTCTCATCGCCGATACCCTACGGACAACGGAAGCGTTAGCGCAGCCACTCACGGAACTGGTGTTCCAGAAAACCCAGGGCAATCCCTTCTTCGCAACCCAATTTCTCAAGGTTCTGCATCACGATCAGTTAATCACCTTCGATCGCACGGCGGGCCATTGGCAATGCGATATCGTCCAGGTTCGAGATTCGACCCTAACCGACGATGTGGTTGAGTTTATGGCATTGCAGCTACAGAAGCTGCCGCAGTCAACCCAAGACATTTTAAAACTCGCGGCTTGCATTGGAGCGCAGTTTGATTTGGATACGTTGGCGATCGTCTCAGAGCAATCCCAAACTGAGGTGGCAACGGCCCTGTGGCCTGCATTGCAAGAAGGATTGATTTTGCCCCAAAGCGAGATTTACAAGTTCTTTTTGGGCGAAGTAGACCAACAATCCCAACAGACTCAGCAGTCCCAAGAAACTCTCTCTTACCGCTTCCTCCACGATCGTGTCCAACAGGCAGCCTATTCCCTAATTCCCCTGGCGCAAAAGCAAATTACTCACTTGAAGATTGGGCAATTACTCTTTAGTAATACGCCAGAATCACAAAGAGAAGCCCGAATTTTCAATATTGTCAATCAGTTTAATATCGGTATTGATCTCATTGATGACTCAGCTGAAAGATTGCAACTGGCTCAGCTCAATTTGATTGCTGGGCAAAAAGCAAAGGTCGCTACAGCCTACGGTGCTGCGGTCAATTATTTCAGTACGGGCTTAACGCTACTTGGTCACCAGAGTTGGCAGGATCACTACAATCTCACCCTCAAACTCCATGAATTGCTAGCAGAGTCAGAGTATTTAAATACCCACTTCGAAACCTCGGAAACTCTGATTCAGGCAGCCCTGAGCAATACTCAAAAGCCCTTAGACAAAGTCAAGTTTTACGAGATCAGAATTCAATCCTATACCGCGCAAAATCGCCTCCTAGAAGCGATCGCAGCGGGTAGACAAGCCCTAGAACTCGTCGGTATTGATTTTCCCCAGGATTGTGATTTTCCAACAACCCTGGCGCACCATGAACAACTCAAGATCCGGTTAGGCGATCGGGCCATTGAGAGCTTTGTGGATCTGCCCAGCCTAGCCGATCCCGAGCAGGATGCTGCCATGAGAATTCTGGTGGGGTTATTTGCATCCATCTATTTGGCCCAACCCAGTTTGTTGCCTTTGAAAATTTTCACCATGGTGGAGATTTGTATTGAATCCGGCAATTCTCCCCAAGCCGCGATCGCCTATAGCCTGTATGCTTTATTTCTCTGTGCGACGGGAGACATCGAGCGGGGCTATCAATTTGGGCAACTGGCAACCGCCGTATTAGAGAAGTTTCAGGCCAAGGAACTCACGAGCAAGGTGAACCTGCTATTTGGTTTATTTGTTAAGCATTGGAAAACGTCCATTCGATCGACGCTTCCGGTTTTTCTGGCGGGGCTGACCAGTGGCTTAGAACAGGGGGATCTGGAATATGTAGGATATTGTGCCAATTGCTATGCACAGTTCCTCTTTTGGAGCGGGGAAAATTTGGCAACGGCGGAGTCCGAAGCTGCCAAGTACTGTCAGTTGATTCAAAGCATCAAGCAAGAAGCCTCGTTAATCTGGGCGACAACTTGGCAACAGACCGTCGTCAATTTGCGAGAACAGTCCAAACAGCCTACCCAGTTAGTGGGTGAATGGTTTGATGAATCCACAACCCTACCCGCATTGATCGAAAGTAGAAATGTCAATGGAATTTGCTATGTTTACTTAGCAAAGCTCTTGCTGTCCTATCTGTTTGGAGACTACCCCGCTGCGCAGGAATATGCCCAGCACTTTGAGACCTATGAACAAGGCGCAGCGGGGCTTCTGATCGTTCCCCTGAAGAATTTTTATCAATCCTTGAGTCTACTCGCCGCTGCGGGCAACAGCGAGCCCGAACTAGATGCGATCGCCTTGGAAAAGGTACAGGAGAATCAACGCTGCATGCAGGCTTGGGCAGACAGCGCGCCCATGAACTACTTGCACAAGTTTCAATTGGTGGAAGCGGAACGCTATCGCGTTTTGGGCCAACCCTACGAAGCAAGCGATTGGTACGATCGGGCGATTGCTGGAGCCAAAGCCAACGGGTATCTCCAGGAAGCCGCGATCGCCAATGAATTAGCAGCTAAATTTTACCTCGCTTGGGGCAAGGACAAGGTCGCCGCAGGGTACCTCCAGGAAGCCTATTACGACTATACCTACTGGGGATCTGCGGCCAAAGTGGATGACCTGACAACGCGCTACCCGCAACTGCTGGCTCCGATTCTGCAACCTCCAGCCCAGTCGAGGGATGTTCTGAGTACGCTGAGGACAATCACTGCGCCGAAATCGATGCCGCTCCAATCGGTTCAGGCGAGTCAGCACGAAACGTCCAGCAGTACTAGCATTAACCAAGCTTTAGACTTTGCAGCGATTCTCAAAGCCTCTCAAATTTTGTCCAGCACGATTCAACTCGATGAACTGCTGCGTCAATTGACTAAAATCATTTTGCAAAATTCAGGGGGCGATCGCTGTGCCTTGATCCTCCCCGATCACAATAATCAGTGGCAGGTTGTTGCCATTGCCACGCCCGAAACCATAGAACTCCGCTCAGAGCCGTTGGAGAATACTCTCGATGTCCCCATTAAGCTGATTCACTACGTCCAACACACCGCAGAAACGGTTGTGATTGATGATCTCAAAACGGATTTACCCGTGATGGATGAGTATCTACAACAGCGCCAGCCCAAAAGCCTATTGTGTTTACCCATTCTCCATCAAGGGCAATTGATTGGAATCCTGTATTTAAAAAATCGAGGAACCAGTGGCGCATTTACCCACGATCGTATTGTCGTTCTCAACTTCCTCTGCACCCAGGCGGCCATTTCCTTAGAGAATGCTCGATTGTATGCGATTGAGCAAGCGAAAAGTCTCCAGTTACAGGTTTCAGAGTTAAGGCTAAAAACAATTTTTGAAAAAGCAACGGATGCGATTCTGCTCTTGAATCCCAGTGGATTTATTGACTGCAACCAGGCAGCTTTGGATCTCTTCGACTACCGCGAGAAGTCTCAACTCCTCCATCTTTCTGTCTCTGCCCTTTCCCCAGCCTTGCAGCCCGATGGCAGCCCCTCCTCAGAGAAGGAAGCGGTGATCATTGCCCAAGCACTGGAAACGGGTAATCTTTGCTTTGAATGGTTACACCAGCGCTCTAATGGCCACACCTTTTTTGCGGAAGTGACGCTAACGGCCATTCCCTACGATGATGAGACGATTCTCCACTGTTTAGTTCGGGATATTAGCGATCGCAAAAAGCTAGAAAGTGAGCAACAGCGATTCATCAAGATTCTGGATACGACACCCGACTTTGTTGGGTTGGCCAGTGCCCAAGGTCGAATTTTATGGCACAACAAAAAATTCTGTGAGTTCCGCCCGGATTTATTGGACCCCAACCATCCGAAGCATATTTCAGAATGTCACCCACAATGGGTGAACCAAATGATTCGCGAACAGGGTTTACCCACCGCCATTCAGGAAGGCAGTTGGAGCGGCGAAGTTGCCCTGTTGGACGCGAATCAGCAAGAAGTGCCTGTGTCCCAAGTGATTATTGCCCATAAATCCGAGTCGGGAGAGGTCGAAAACTTCTCAACGATTATGCGGGATATTAGCGATCGTAAAGCCGCTGAAGCAGCCTCGAAAGCATTCCAAGAAAAACTGACTTTCTTGATCCAGAAAACACCGATTGGAATCATCGAGTGGAATACTGAATTTCAGGTGGCAAGTTGGAATCCAGCGGCGGAAAAGATTTTTGGCTATACGGCAACGGAAATGGCAGGACACCACGCTAGCCGAATTGTGCCAGATGTTGAGCGGTCCCATGTTGACCGAATTATGCAGGCACTGCTGGGACAGGAAGGGGGGTTTTACAGCTTAAACAAAAATCTTCGGAAAGATGGGACGCTCATCACCTGCGAATGGATTAATACTCCGTTGAAAGATTCCCAGGGCAATGCCGTTGGCGTTTTTTCGATGGTTCAAGATGTGAGCGATCGGATTGCGGCAGAGGCGACGATTCGCCAGAAATCCGAAGCCTTAGAGCAAACCTTACAGGAATTACAAAATACCCAGTTACAAATGGTGCAAAGTGAGAAGATGGCTTCGCTGGGTAACTTGGTCGCAGGGATTGCCCACGAAATCAATAATCCGATCGGGTTCCTCAACGGCAGTATTAATAATGGAACGGACTATCTCAGGGATTTACTGGAGCATTTAGCCCTTTATCAACAGCATTACCCCAACCCTGTATCGAATATTCAAGACCACGCCGATCGGGTTGATTTGGAGTTTCTCACGGAAGACTTTGCGAAGCTACTCCGATCGATGCGAGGAGCAGCCGATCGCATCAAGAATATCAGCACCAGTCTGCGCACGTTTTCACGGTCCGATCGGGAGCATAAGGTCAAAGCGAACCTTCAGGAAGGGATGGAAAGTACGATCCTGATTCTCAAATATCGTCTCAAAGCCAATGAACATCGCCCTGCCATTCAAGTGATTCAGGACTATGCTGATCTGCCCGATGTGGATTGCTTTCCGGGTCAGTTGAATCAGGTGTTTATGAATATTTTGGCCAATGCGATCGATATGTTTGATGAAATTGCTCAACAAACTGCCTATCGGGATTTAGAACTCAATCCGCAACAGATTACGATTCAAACGGAGATACAGGCAGCCAATCAGGTTGCGATTCGCATTCGGGACAATGGGAAAGGGATGAGTCAAGAGGTGCAAGCTAGAATTTTTGACCATTTGTTTACGACCAAGGGCGTGGGTAAAGGTACGGGATTAGGGTTGGCAATCTCGCGTCAAATTGTAGAAGAAACCCATGGGGGAACGATCACAGTGAATTCAACAGTGGGGCAAGGCACAGAATTCACCATTTCCTTGCCAATAGAACGATCTAGCATTGCAGTGGGTTGA
- a CDS encoding ATP-binding protein: MNFPVVFSQVFPIQFPSKNDLLVSEQATAKRNFWVRFAIGTTALAVGITAYFSHQFVRSLLLENLQRNAFLEVQQQATQLDRWLGTRKAEVGMMANTETMRSLDWSIVQPYMQEETKRIQDFIAFAMVSPNGNVFHSRRGPNSANIKDRQHFQVAIFGNSYVSDPMISRVLKVPQFIIATPIWSNDASNRAPIGVFQGIVLLDRLTQVVNQLKYGEGSYAFALNSRGEPIVHPNQTFLSNLDKPAPSFLQSADNDLAKIAHRMVHKGRGIELIPIDGTQKYVAFIPLQEANWSVALVIPRQNIDNQLRLLDLIAIVVVGLVVGMIFILWQVQNFEHAQLRQSKAASDAAKQQLQQNFQELQLAQAQLVQSEKMSSLGRLVAGIAHEINNPVNFIHGNITYASEYLQDLMHLITLYQAEYPQPSPKISEQVDKIDLEFIHKDLSNLLTSMKTGSERISEIVRSLRSFSRLDEAELKPVNIHEGIDSALMILQSRLQAPAIGEGLAEAARAEIQVIKEYGELPWVECFSGELNQVFMNILSNAIDALEENNPPQPYIHISTVPLSDDQVEIYITDNGPGIPKHIQQWLFDPFFTTKEVGKGTGLGLAISRQIIVEQHGGQLEVKSTVNEGTTFCIRLPITVNA, encoded by the coding sequence ATGAATTTCCCTGTTGTATTCTCTCAAGTTTTTCCGATCCAATTTCCATCCAAAAATGACTTACTCGTCTCGGAACAAGCTACTGCTAAACGTAATTTTTGGGTACGCTTTGCGATCGGGACAACGGCCCTTGCCGTTGGCATAACGGCTTATTTCAGCCATCAATTTGTGCGCAGTCTCCTGCTTGAGAATCTACAGCGCAATGCCTTTTTGGAAGTACAGCAACAGGCCACCCAACTAGATCGGTGGTTGGGAACCCGGAAGGCTGAAGTTGGGATGATGGCCAATACTGAAACAATGAGATCTCTAGATTGGTCGATCGTCCAACCATACATGCAGGAGGAAACGAAGCGTATTCAAGATTTCATTGCCTTTGCGATGGTGTCTCCGAACGGCAATGTATTTCATAGTCGTAGAGGGCCGAATAGCGCCAATATTAAAGATCGTCAGCATTTTCAAGTGGCTATATTTGGCAACAGCTATGTCAGCGATCCCATGATTAGCAGAGTGCTCAAGGTTCCTCAATTCATTATTGCCACACCCATTTGGTCAAATGATGCAAGCAACCGTGCACCGATCGGAGTTTTTCAGGGGATTGTTCTGCTGGATCGGTTGACGCAGGTTGTCAATCAGCTTAAGTATGGGGAGGGGAGTTATGCCTTTGCCCTGAATTCGCGGGGGGAACCGATCGTCCATCCCAACCAAACATTTTTGTCCAATCTTGATAAACCTGCTCCCAGTTTTCTACAGTCGGCGGACAATGATTTAGCTAAAATTGCCCACCGCATGGTTCACAAAGGCAGAGGCATTGAATTAATTCCGATCGATGGAACGCAAAAATATGTCGCGTTTATTCCACTGCAAGAGGCCAATTGGTCCGTTGCTTTGGTCATTCCCCGCCAAAATATTGACAACCAATTGCGACTGCTGGATTTAATCGCGATCGTTGTAGTTGGGTTGGTTGTGGGGATGATATTCATCCTCTGGCAGGTACAAAACTTCGAACACGCTCAATTGAGACAATCTAAGGCGGCTTCCGACGCTGCCAAGCAACAGTTGCAACAGAATTTCCAAGAACTGCAACTGGCTCAAGCGCAACTGGTGCAAAGTGAAAAAATGTCTAGTTTGGGACGGCTAGTTGCAGGGATTGCCCATGAAATTAACAATCCTGTGAATTTTATTCATGGCAATATTACCTATGCTTCGGAATACCTCCAAGATCTCATGCATTTGATTACACTGTACCAAGCTGAATATCCCCAGCCGAGTCCTAAAATTTCTGAGCAAGTTGACAAGATCGATCTGGAATTTATCCACAAGGATTTATCAAATTTGCTGACTTCCATGAAAACGGGATCGGAGCGGATTAGTGAAATTGTCCGATCGCTCCGATCTTTTTCTCGACTGGATGAAGCGGAATTAAAACCTGTCAATATTCATGAGGGGATCGATAGCGCATTGATGATCCTACAGAGTCGTCTTCAAGCCCCAGCGATCGGGGAGGGGCTGGCTGAGGCTGCGCGGGCTGAGATTCAAGTCATTAAGGAATACGGGGAGTTGCCTTGGGTTGAATGTTTCTCCGGTGAGCTGAATCAGGTCTTTATGAATATCCTCTCCAATGCGATCGATGCACTGGAGGAGAATAATCCACCCCAACCCTATATTCACATTTCCACGGTGCCATTATCCGATGATCAGGTGGAAATTTATATTACTGACAATGGCCCTGGCATTCCGAAGCACATTCAACAATGGTTGTTTGATCCATTTTTTACGACTAAGGAGGTGGGCAAGGGTACTGGTTTAGGACTGGCTATTTCCCGGCAAATCATCGTAGAGCAACATGGTGGGCAACTAGAAGTCAAGTCTACAGTCAATGAAGGGACAACATTCTGTATTCGGCTACCCATCACTGTGAATGCATGA